From Choloepus didactylus isolate mChoDid1 chromosome 25 unlocalized genomic scaffold, mChoDid1.pri SUPER_25_unloc1, whole genome shotgun sequence, a single genomic window includes:
- the LOC119525342 gene encoding olfactory receptor 8H1-like — MESRNNTNIPDFILMGLTDSEEIRWVLFILFLLIYLITMLGNAGIILLIHLDLQLHTPMYLFLSQLSFIDLSYSTVITPKTLENLLTFNKIISFMACFTQMSFFVFLGATGCFLLSSMAYDCYVAICNPLHYPVVMSTRLCCALITGSYMMCFTESLVNAVYMNGLHFCNSSVIYHFFCDLIPILALSCTDTQDMEIMIFIFGSLNVIVSFITISVSYGSILSTILKIKSTSGKCKAFSTCASHLLGVTIFYGALIFTYLKPKKSYSLGRDQVASVFYTMVIPMLNPLIYSIRNKEVKNALNRCMQKREVSRQLK; from the coding sequence ATGGAAAGTAGGAATAACACAAATATTCCTGACTTCATCCTTATGGGATTGACAGACTCTGAAGAGATCCGGTGGGTCCTCTTTATTCTATTTCTCCTGATATACCTGATTACCATGCTGGGGAATGCAGGGATTATACTATTAATTCACCTGGATCTCCAGCTTCACACTCCCATGTATTTATTCCTCAGTCAGCTCTCATTCATTGACCTCAGTTACTCAACAGTCATCACACCTAAAACCTTAGAGAACTTACTGACTTTCaacaaaattatttcattcatgGCCTGTTTCACCCAGatgtctttttttgtcttcttggGTGCCACTGggtgtttccttctctcttcaatGGCCTATGACTGCTATGTAGCTATCTGCAACCCTCTTCATTATCCTGTTGTTATGTCCACAAGACTCTGCTGTGCCCTCATCACTGGGTCCTACATGATGTGTTTTACTGAATCATTAGTTAATGCTGTTTACATGAATGGTTTGCATTTCTGCAACTCCAGTGTAATCTATCACTTCTTTTGTGATTTAATCCCAATTTTAGCCCTGTCCTGCACTGACACTCAAGACATGGAAATTATGATATTCATTTTTGGTAGTTTAAATGTTATTGTGTCTTTTATTACAATCTCTGTGTCCTATGGGTCCATTCTGTCTACTATCCTGAAAATTAAGTCCACTTCAGGAAAGTGCAAAGCCTTCTCTACTTGTGCCTCCCACCTCCTGGGTGTTACCATCTTTTATGGTGCTctgatttttacttatttaaaaccaaagaaGTCCTACTCTTTGGGAAGGGATCAAGTGGCCTCTGTGTTTTATACTATGGTGATACCAATGCTGAATCCACTCATTTATAGTATTAggaacaaagaagtgaaaaatgctCTCAATAGATGCATGCAAAAGAGAGAGGTCTCCAGGCAACTGAAATGA